A single region of the Bombus fervidus isolate BK054 chromosome 18, iyBomFerv1, whole genome shotgun sequence genome encodes:
- the LOC141445930 gene encoding uncharacterized protein — protein sequence MNNKKKSQTKMKIFCERCNRVGHVRDDCYALICDYCKNIGHQSLNCRRLQKDKNWTMDNARQLHRVDCSKDIPHGANPENQPTTSDRTSSYYSTNISNRSTVGDYRECFMSHLRDIIEITCEESKNRRVKMMVSKNIPVSLIKIGKLKDDVTAAKEVLILEYPFSTQVKTICLICLCIRVDKKTILHPCRVVSDDFYIETDGVLGRDFISKSQVKFGKHVKLAGVQIPFFYNYHVRKILKVGNSIEVSIKESDSETTDSS from the coding sequence ATgaataacaaaaagaaatcgcaaactaaaatgaaaattttttgcGAAAGATGCAACCGGGTAGGACATGTCAGAGATGATTGTTACGCGCTTATATGCGACTACTGTAAAAACATAGGACATCAGTCCCTGAATTGTAGAAGActacaaaaagataaaaactGGACAATGGATAATGCTAGACAGCTTCACAGAGTCGATTGTtcaaaagatataccacatgGTGCAAATCCCGAGAACCAACCTACTACCAGCGACAGAACAAGCTCGTATTACAGTACAAATATATCTAACCGATCAACAGTAGGAGATTACCGTGAATGTTTCATGTCTCATTTGAGAGATATTATCGAGATCACATGCGAAGAATCGAAGAATCGAAGAGTAAAAATGATGGTTTCTAAAAACATACCagtttcattaataaaaatagggAAGTTAAAGGATGATGTAACTGCTGCTAAAGAAGTCCTTATTTTAGAGTATCCATTCAGCACTCAGGTTAAAACCATATGTTTAATATGCTTATGCATACGCGTAGATAAAAAAACTATATTACATCCTTGTCGAGTAGTTTCTGATGACTTTTACATAGAGACAGATGGCGTATTAGGGCGCGATTTTATCAGCAAATCACAAGTCAAGTTTGGGAAACACGTAAAATTAGCTGGAGTACAAATACCATTCTTCTATAACTATCATGTACGTAAAATACTAAAAGTTGGTAATTCGATAGAAGTCTCGATCAAGGAATCAGATTCAGAGACAACAGATTCAAGTTAA
- the LOC141445933 gene encoding dynein axonemal heavy chain 17-like, with translation MLGSKFVGYFLGEILDWQRKLSTADAVINAWFEVQRAWGYLESIFIGSEDIRSQLPEETKRFEKIDKEFKKLLKEMLSNLNIVKATNRPKLLDKLEELQVQLNFCEKALADYLETKRLIYPRFYFISAADLLDILSNG, from the exons ATGTTGGGTTCGAAATTCGTTGGATATTTTCTTGGTGAAATTCTTGACTGGCAGAGAAAACTAAGCACTGCAGATGCAGTGATTAATGCATGGTTCGAAGTTCAACGAGCTTGGGGTTATCTCGAAAGCATTTTCATTGGCTCTGAAGATATTAGGAGCCAACTTCCAGAAGAAACCAAGCGGTTTGAAAAAATTGACAAGGAGTTCAAA aaactgCTGAAGGAAATGTTGAGCAATTTGAATATCGTCAAAGCAACTAACCGGCCTAAACTTTTAGATAAACTAGAAGAACTGCAAGTGCAACTAAATTTCTGCGAGAAAGCGTTAGCCGATTACTTGGAAACAAAGAGATTAATTTACCCAAGGTTTTATTTCATCTCCGCAGCAGATTTACTTGATATTTTAAGCAATGGTTAG